In Haladaptatus sp. R4, the DNA window TTTCATGGCGATGGGAATTCAGATAGTCGCGGCGAAGCTCGGTATCGCAACAGGGAAGGGTGTCGCACAGCTTTGTCGGGAGCGATTGCCCCGGCCTGTCGTCCTCGTACTCTGGGCTGCTGCGGAGCTCGCGATGATCGCGACGGATATGGCGGAGATCATCGGCGCAGCCATCGGTTTCAGCCTCATCTTCTCGCTTCCGCTTTGGGCGGGTGCGATACTGGCGGGAATCAGTTCGTTCGCGCTTCTCGGGGTCAGAACCGCACACAAACGAGGATTTCGATGGGTCGAACTGCTCATCATGTCCCTGGTCGGCGTCATCTCGATCGCGTTCATCTTCGAGATGGCGCTCGCGCAACCGACCGCGGGAGAAATCACGAGCGGACTTGCACCGAGTATCCCGAATGCGAGCGCACTGTACGTCGCTATCGGGATACTCGGTGCCACCGTGATGCCCCACAGCGTCTACCTCCACCCGTACATCGTCCAAGATCGTCGGAGCCGTCTCATCGAGGACGAAGGGGATACGGAAGAGGTTCACCGGCGTCACTTCATCCTCGAAAGCGTCGATACCGTCATCGCGCTGTTCGGGGCCATGTTCGTCAATGCGGCGATGCTCATCGTCGCGGCGGCCGCGCTTCAGGGCACCGGCATCGAAACCCTCAACCAAGCGTACGTCACGCTCGATGGTGTGTTCGGTGGACACGCTAGTTTGGCGTTCGGTATCGCCCTCATCGCCGCCGGACTCTCCTCGTCGCTCGT includes these proteins:
- a CDS encoding Nramp family divalent metal transporter, whose protein sequence is MKYSFREVLSYLGPGFIISVAYMDPGNWATNISGGAKFGSALLWVIVLASFMAMGIQIVAAKLGIATGKGVAQLCRERLPRPVVLVLWAAAELAMIATDMAEIIGAAIGFSLIFSLPLWAGAILAGISSFALLGVRTAHKRGFRWVELLIMSLVGVISIAFIFEMALAQPTAGEITSGLAPSIPNASALYVAIGILGATVMPHSVYLHPYIVQDRRSRLIEDEGDTEEVHRRHFILESVDTVIALFGAMFVNAAMLIVAAAALQGTGIETLNQAYVTLDGVFGGHASLAFGIALIAAGLSSSLVATMAGQTVMDGFLDLNINVWIRRSVTLIPSLAVVVAGFDPTSVLVASQVALSFELPFVLIPLVWFTREEGIMGSFRNSSRTTSMLGIVIALIIVLNIWLLYSTLFG